From Aspergillus fumigatus Af293 chromosome 3, whole genome shotgun sequence, a single genomic window includes:
- the mdr3 gene encoding MFS transporter, which translates to MLAMAASAEETNRQSNAGRRSVISPSEAPPEAEQSDVYQAPPPGLKEWLFILILCSTQLFVQGAFGYILIPLHIVGQTFGQGPSEATRMTWHVGGYSLTVGTFILIAGKLGDLYGSKRILVLGWAWFGVWSVIGGCSAFTHSPVFFDTARALQGIGPALLLPNALAIAGRTYPPGKKKNMIFSAFAVAAPLGCFTAGVVGSVFAQYVWWPWVMWTYSIGCFIIAAVGLWVIPSDYPRCQKAATLQFDYIGSVLGVAGLLLLNISWNQAPIDGWSTPYVYVLLIGGFLVLGLFELQERRAPGIRSWINFAMCLLWIQQCSSRQGPSQGILPALATPYLMAVITSGWLMAIACAAFLGGCILQSTAPVEQSYWMNTFWSFVIMAWGMDISFPASTTILSDAVPVKHQGASASLVNTVINYSIAIGLGIAGTVEAEVSHQGVNQLRGYRAALWSSVGLAALAFGIALVFAVCTFQEQRSSRKSSQEREQRACIEGCILGLTLTPDREWERVELGRLLSHVSQTGGLRSQSV; encoded by the exons ATGCTTGCAATGGCAGCCAGCGCTGAGGAGACCAACCGTCAATCCAACGCGGGTCGCAGATCCGTGATCTCGCCAAGCGAGGCACCACCGGAGGCTGAACAATCCGATGTTTACCAGGCACCGCCTCCTGGGCTGAAGGAATGGctcttcattctcatttTATGCTCAACGCAGCTTTTCGTTCAAGGCGCCTTCGGATACATCCTCATTCCCTTGCATATCGTGGGGCAAACCTTCGGTCAGGGCCCGTCCGAGGCCACCCGGATGACCTGGCATGTGGGCGGTTATAGCTTGACGGTGGGCACATTTATCCTGATTGCGGGAAAGCTCGGCGATCTGTACGGCTCCAAGCGCATCCTTGTCCTGGGATGGGCATGGTTCGGCGTTTGGTCCGTCATTGGTGGCTGCAGTGCCTTCACACACTCACCGGTGTTCTTTGACACTGCTCGAGCACTCCAGGGCATTGGGCCAGCATTGCTTCTCCCCAATGCGCTCGCAATTGCGGGGCGAACTTACCCAcctggcaagaagaagaacatgaTCTTCTCGGCATTTGCCGTGGCCGCGCCGCTGGGATGCTTTACCGCGGGGGTCGTCGGTTCGGTCTTCGCACAGTACGTCTGGTGGCCCTGGGTGATGTGGACGTACAGCATCGGATGCTTCATCATCGCTGCCGTCGGCCTTTGGGTGATCCCATCCGACTACCCGCGCTGCCAAAAGGCCGCGACACTCCAGTTCGACTATATCGGGTCAGTCCTGGGCGTTGCAggcttgctcttgctcaATATCTCATGGAACCAAGCACCAATCGATGGCTGGTCCACGCCTTATGTTTATGTCTTATTGATTGGTGGATTCCTTGTTCTGGGTCTCTTTGAGCTGCAGGAACGGCGCGCGCCGGGGATCCGATCCTGGAT CAATTTCGCCATGTGTCTCCTTTGGATTCAGCAGTGCAGTTCGCGCCAGGGGCCATCTCAGGGAATTCTGCCTGCCCTTGCCACACCCTATCTGATGGCGGTCATCACTAGCGGCTGGCTGATGGCAATCGCTTGTGCTGCGTTTCTGGGTGGATGCATCCTGCAAAGTACGGCACCAGTAGAGCAGTCCTACTGGATGAATACGTTCTGGTCGTTTGTTATCATGGCCTGGGG GATGGATATCTCCTTCCCTGCGTCCACTACTATCTTGAGTGATGCAGTGCCCGTCAAGCACCAAGGAGCCTCGGCATCACTAGTCAACACCGTCATCAACTactccatcgccatcggtCTAGGCATCGCGGGGACGGTCGAGGCGGAAGTAAGTCATCAGGGCGTGAACCAGTTAAGGGGGTACCGGGCTGCCCTGTGGTCGTCTGTGGGACTGGCTGCACTTGCATTTGGTATCGCTTTGGTGTTTGCGGTCTGCACATTCCAGGAGCAACGAAGTTCCAGAAAGAGCAGCCAGGAACGCGAACAGAGAGCTTGTATAGAGGGCTGTATTCTAGGTCTGACTCTGACTCCAGATAGAGAATGGGAAAGAGTAGAATTGGGTAGGCTCCTGTCCCATGTTTCCCAGACAGGCGGTTTGCGGAGTCAATCCGTTTGA
- a CDS encoding sugar phosphate isomerase/epimerase family protein — translation MPCRPAISSMSLVRTICQKKLQQAAHQGFKGIEFFYEDLETFAAQSSGGASRLNILKGALRIRHLCTSLQLEIIALQPFWFYEGVLDEAEHNRLIDDKLRFWFEICHILHTDMILIPSNFLPPDPETGEPRTTGNRRVIVSDLRQAADLGLAQSPPIRFSYEALAWGNHVDTWEQSWDIVRRVDRPNFGLCLDTFNIAARVYADPASASGMTYNGAKELQRSLARLRQTVDPKRVFLFQVVDGERLKAPLVMGHEWYVAEQPSRMSWSRNARLFAFEEGGYLPVKDIARTVFALGYGGWVSMELFSRTTFDPDPNTPYGHAQRGIASWKTLVTEMQGEMVCAKADSV, via the exons ATGCCTTGCCGGCCAGCAATCTCGTCCATGTCCCTTG TGCGCACGATCTGCCAGAAAAAACTCCAGCAAGCCGCGCATCAAGGGTTCAAAGGCATTGAATTCTTCTACGAAGACTTAGAGACGTTTGCCGCACAGTCGTCTGGCGGTGCCAGTCGCCTTAACATCCTCAAAGGTGCTCTCCGCATCCGCCATCTTTGCACCTCGCTCCAGCTAGAGATCATCGCCCTGCAGCCGTTCTGGTTTTACGAAGGTGTCCTGGATGAAGCCGAGCATAACCGCCTCATTGATGATAAGTTGCGCTTCTGGTTTGAGATCTGTCATATCCTGCACACAGACATGATCCTTATCCCGTCCAATTTTCTCCCTCCAGACCCTGAGACCGGCGAACCCCGGACTACCGGCAACCGGCGAGTGATCGTATCCGACCTGCGCCAGGCTGCAGATCTAGGACTGGCCCAGTCCCCGCCGATCCGTTTCTCTTACGAGGCTCTTGCCTGGGGAAACCACGTCGATACTTGGGAACAAAGCTGGGACATCGTTCGTCGTGTAGATCGTCCCAACTTTGGTCTTTGCCTGGATACCTTCAACATTGCCGCCCGGGTGTACGCCGATCCGGCCAGTGCATCGGGGATGACTTATAATGGCGCGAAAGAGCTGCAGAGGTCCCTCGCACGTCTCCGTCAGACTGTCGACCCGAAACGAGTGTTTTTGTTCCAGGTTGTCGACGGGGAACGCTTGAAGGCGCCATTGGTGATGGGTCATGAATGGTATGTGGCGGAGCAGCCAAGTCGCATGAGCTGGTCTCGGAATGCAAGACTGTTTGCCTTCGAAGAAGGGGGATATCTTCCGGTGAAGGACATTGCCCGAACTGTCTTTGCTCTGGGATACGGGGGTTGGGTTTCGATGGAATTGTTCTCCCGCACAACCTTCGACCCCGACCCCAATACTCCTTACGGCCATGCACAACGTGGGATCGCATCATGGAAGACACTGGTGACTGAAATGCAGGGAGAGATGGTTTGTGCGAAGGCTGACAGTGTATAA